One genomic region from Gouania willdenowi unplaced genomic scaffold, fGouWil2.1 scaffold_273_arrow_ctg1, whole genome shotgun sequence encodes:
- the LOC114459205 gene encoding uncharacterized protein LOC114459205 isoform X1, whose amino-acid sequence MWDEDNLKALKIAKQSELEAKGRTPSEADVLRSISQSELALHCKRTTRGVRETQVLIERLIQGLDGDNGRDTLGVPLINSARMSEIVKSQKIHVTCIQDPQGIQLYLQTGNVLKGGHHLPTYRCARGSTSLESFHLHLNRFIPGTLASDVFFQAYLLDGLSRWNEDRAVAASKDEQSCSYNHLLRHAANTLAEEVLGEKIIPYVGPRQYTGELIGVEYLYQQTGKVLQDYKVVIEESETTEVEIDEGFTGHDSTHTRGRASTSRLTSICSCSWFLSSSISSGYCLCASHSPRYPSVASDSVTCRLIISFCSSFTCCDRSAPPFHTNSFSCRTVYISAIY is encoded by the exons ATGTGGGATGAAGACAACCTGAAGGCCCTGAAAATAGCAAAGCAGTCAGAGCTAGAAGCTAAAGGCCGAACTCCATCTGAGGCAGATGTACTCCGGTCTATCAGCCAAAGTGAGCTTGCCCTGCACTGCAAGAGGACCACCCGCGGTGTTCGGGAGACACAGGTTCTCATTGAAAGGCTCATCCAGGGCTTGGATGGTGACAACGGTCGTGACACTCTGGGAGTCCCACTGATAAACTCAGCAAGAATGAGTGAAATCGTTAAATCCCAGAAGATACATGTCACCTGCATCCAGGATCCACAAGGGATCCAGCTTTACCTGCAGACGGGAAATGTCCTGAAGGGAGGTCACCATCTGCCCACGTACCGCTGTGCCCGAGGTTCTACGTCACTGGAGTCTTTTCATCTTCACCTGAACCGTTTCATCCCTG GGACCCTGGCAAGTGATGTCTTCTTCCAGGCCTATCTTCTGGATGGGCTATCAAGGTGGAATGAGGACCGGGCTGTGGCAGCATCAAAGGATGAGCAGTCGTGCTCATACAACCATCTGCTCCGTCATGCTGCTAACACCCTAGCAGAGGAGGTTCTGGGCGAAAAGATCATCCCTTATGTCGGGCCAAGACAATACACAG GTGAGCTTATAGGTGTGGAATACCTCTATCAGCAAACTGGCAAAGTTCTGCAGGACTACAAAGTGGTCATTGAAGAGTCTGAGACCACTGAAGTTGAGATAGATGAGGGCTTCACAGGACATGACAGTACCCACACTAGAGGCAGAGCAAGCACTTCTCGCCTCACAAGCATCTGCAGCTGTTCCTGGTTCCTCAGCAGCTCCATCTCCTCAGGCTACTGCCTTTGTGCCTCCCATTCCCCCCGTTATCCCTCTGTTGCCAGTGACTCAGTCACATGTCGCCTCATCATCAGCTTCTGCAGCTCCTTCACCTGCTGTGACCGCTCTGCTCCCCCATTCCACACAAACAGTTTCTCCTGCAGAACAGTCTA cATCAGCGCCATCTACTGA
- the LOC114459205 gene encoding uncharacterized protein LOC114459205 isoform X2, with the protein MWDEDNLKALKIAKQSELEAKGRTPSEADVLRSISQSELALHCKRTTRGVRETQVLIERLIQGLDGDNGRDTLGVPLINSARMSEIVKSQKIHVTCIQDPQGIQLYLQTGNVLKGGHHLPTYRCARGSTSLESFHLHLNRFIPGTLASDVFFQAYLLDGLSRWNEDRAVAASKDEQSCSYNHLLRHAANTLAEEVLGEKIIPYVGPRQYTGVEYLYQQTGKVLQDYKVVIEESETTEVEIDEGFTGHDSTHTRGRASTSRLTSICSCSWFLSSSISSGYCLCASHSPRYPSVASDSVTCRLIISFCSSFTCCDRSAPPFHTNSFSCRTVYISAIY; encoded by the exons ATGTGGGATGAAGACAACCTGAAGGCCCTGAAAATAGCAAAGCAGTCAGAGCTAGAAGCTAAAGGCCGAACTCCATCTGAGGCAGATGTACTCCGGTCTATCAGCCAAAGTGAGCTTGCCCTGCACTGCAAGAGGACCACCCGCGGTGTTCGGGAGACACAGGTTCTCATTGAAAGGCTCATCCAGGGCTTGGATGGTGACAACGGTCGTGACACTCTGGGAGTCCCACTGATAAACTCAGCAAGAATGAGTGAAATCGTTAAATCCCAGAAGATACATGTCACCTGCATCCAGGATCCACAAGGGATCCAGCTTTACCTGCAGACGGGAAATGTCCTGAAGGGAGGTCACCATCTGCCCACGTACCGCTGTGCCCGAGGTTCTACGTCACTGGAGTCTTTTCATCTTCACCTGAACCGTTTCATCCCTG GGACCCTGGCAAGTGATGTCTTCTTCCAGGCCTATCTTCTGGATGGGCTATCAAGGTGGAATGAGGACCGGGCTGTGGCAGCATCAAAGGATGAGCAGTCGTGCTCATACAACCATCTGCTCCGTCATGCTGCTAACACCCTAGCAGAGGAGGTTCTGGGCGAAAAGATCATCCCTTATGTCGGGCCAAGACAATACACAG GTGTGGAATACCTCTATCAGCAAACTGGCAAAGTTCTGCAGGACTACAAAGTGGTCATTGAAGAGTCTGAGACCACTGAAGTTGAGATAGATGAGGGCTTCACAGGACATGACAGTACCCACACTAGAGGCAGAGCAAGCACTTCTCGCCTCACAAGCATCTGCAGCTGTTCCTGGTTCCTCAGCAGCTCCATCTCCTCAGGCTACTGCCTTTGTGCCTCCCATTCCCCCCGTTATCCCTCTGTTGCCAGTGACTCAGTCACATGTCGCCTCATCATCAGCTTCTGCAGCTCCTTCACCTGCTGTGACCGCTCTGCTCCCCCATTCCACACAAACAGTTTCTCCTGCAGAACAGTCTA cATCAGCGCCATCTACTGA